Proteins encoded within one genomic window of Nitrospinota bacterium:
- a CDS encoding ATP-grasp domain-containing protein — protein MDKSVNVLITAASRRVALVRSFGDALAELGVKGSVIATDVDPLSASLAFSHKNIIVPLSTSPDYIDKIKQVCEKEKVSLLIPTIDEELNLFGRHKKDFAEIGVKIPVSEEEIGEICNDKYKTYCFFRDNNLPIAQTWLPDEIRKIEPSFPLFIKPRIGRGAVNAYPVKNQKELDFFLDYVKDPVVQTFLPGDEYTVDILCDFSGEVISVVPRQRLVIRSGVCDRGRTKKDMDLINTSIHVAKTLKIIGPANLQCKVHNGKITFFEVNPRFSGAIQLTIKAGANFPRMILKMMNGGIAPIIGEFEEDLTMVSYEESIYHYSNGKHKPTGEKGN, from the coding sequence GTGGATAAATCAGTTAATGTTCTGATCACCGCGGCCTCAAGACGGGTTGCGCTGGTGCGCTCGTTCGGTGACGCTCTTGCCGAACTGGGGGTGAAAGGGAGTGTCATTGCCACCGATGTTGATCCGCTTTCAGCCAGCCTCGCTTTTTCACATAAAAATATTATCGTTCCCCTTTCCACTTCGCCGGACTATATAGATAAAATAAAACAGGTCTGCGAAAAAGAAAAGGTATCGCTTCTGATACCTACGATTGATGAAGAGTTGAATCTTTTTGGCAGGCACAAAAAGGATTTTGCCGAGATAGGGGTAAAAATCCCGGTTTCCGAAGAAGAGATCGGCGAGATATGTAACGACAAATACAAGACCTACTGCTTTTTCCGTGATAATAACCTTCCAATCGCGCAGACGTGGCTCCCCGATGAGATCAGAAAGATTGAGCCATCTTTCCCCCTCTTCATAAAACCTAGGATCGGACGAGGCGCCGTTAATGCCTATCCGGTCAAAAATCAGAAAGAGCTCGACTTCTTCCTGGATTACGTAAAGGATCCGGTCGTGCAGACATTTCTTCCTGGCGACGAATATACCGTTGACATACTTTGCGACTTCAGCGGGGAGGTAATTTCAGTTGTTCCCCGCCAAAGGCTCGTTATCAGATCCGGCGTATGCGACCGGGGACGCACAAAAAAGGATATGGATCTGATAAATACCAGCATCCATGTAGCCAAAACGCTTAAGATCATCGGCCCCGCAAATCTGCAATGCAAGGTACATAACGGAAAGATTACATTTTTTGAGGTAAACCCGAGGTTTTCCGGCGCCATTCAGCTCACCATCAAGGCTGGCGCAAACTTTCCTCGCATGATTCTGAAAATGATGAATGGCGGTATTGCTCCCATCATAGGTGAATTCGAGGAAGACCTTACAATGGTATCGTACGAAGAGAGCATTTATCATTACAGCAATGGTAAACACAAACCGACCGGGGAAAAAGGGAATTAA
- a CDS encoding Gfo/Idh/MocA family oxidoreductase — translation MVNTNRPGKKGIKQIPGEKKTAPLFKVALIGCGRIGWMLEDDPLRVKPATHAGGFSNHPKTKITSACDINKTRLHQFGERYGIDSNSLYTDFKDLLKNENPDIVSIATWTEHHCEMVIESAKNKSVKGIYCEKPISLTLKEAERMNAACKKRGIPLVIGHERRFDSNFVKIKNMIDDEVFGKLRTIVAHTLSSQVPKLPVSKFAGGTLFHDGTHLFDLVLYFGGAADYVVGFDERDFGRKYIESTAVGFIKLKNGVNVLFEGGGRRKYFKFDLDMQFERGRILIGNSGIHLFGSKKSRHYTGFFELEPIPYKEPKNRKNAFVVAVDEIVRSIKNGHVPRSNGEEGKNSLELILSIYKSASKGGKKVKIGGKNRG, via the coding sequence ATGGTAAACACAAACCGACCGGGGAAAAAGGGAATTAAGCAGATACCAGGCGAAAAAAAAACCGCCCCCCTTTTCAAGGTAGCTTTGATTGGATGCGGGCGCATCGGATGGATGCTTGAAGACGATCCGCTTCGCGTAAAGCCTGCCACCCACGCGGGGGGATTTTCAAATCATCCAAAAACCAAGATCACATCCGCCTGCGATATCAACAAGACACGCCTTCACCAATTCGGCGAGCGGTACGGCATTGACAGCAATTCACTCTATACCGATTTTAAAGATCTACTAAAAAATGAAAATCCGGATATCGTCAGCATCGCTACATGGACAGAACATCACTGCGAAATGGTCATTGAATCCGCAAAAAATAAAAGCGTTAAAGGTATCTACTGCGAAAAACCGATATCACTTACCCTGAAGGAAGCCGAAAGGATGAATGCCGCGTGTAAAAAAAGGGGAATCCCTCTTGTAATCGGCCATGAAAGAAGATTCGATTCAAACTTCGTAAAAATCAAAAATATGATCGACGATGAAGTATTCGGAAAACTCCGCACTATCGTAGCTCACACGCTTTCCTCCCAGGTGCCGAAGCTTCCGGTTTCAAAATTTGCCGGCGGAACCCTGTTCCACGACGGGACACACCTTTTCGATCTGGTCCTCTATTTCGGCGGAGCCGCCGATTATGTGGTCGGATTTGACGAACGTGATTTCGGCAGAAAATATATCGAATCTACCGCCGTAGGATTCATAAAACTCAAGAATGGCGTTAACGTCCTTTTCGAGGGTGGAGGGAGAAGGAAGTATTTCAAATTCGACCTCGACATGCAGTTTGAACGCGGGCGGATACTTATCGGGAACTCCGGCATACATCTTTTCGGCTCCAAAAAAAGCAGGCACTATACCGGCTTTTTCGAGCTTGAGCCCATTCCTTACAAGGAGCCGAAAAACCGGAAGAACGCTTTCGTGGTCGCAGTCGATGAAATTGTAAGATCGATCAAAAACGGTCATGTTCCGAGATCAAACGGTGAGGAGGGAAAGAACAGCCTCGAATTGATACTTTCAATTTATAAATCAGCTTCCAAAGGTGGAAAGAAAGTTAAAATCGGAGGAAAAAATAGGGGATGA
- a CDS encoding glycosyltransferase family protein, with amino-acid sequence MSPNSNNSVVIIQARIGSERLPGKSLLDICGKPLIERVIESAREIKSVKVLVLATTWLAEDDPLAEAGKTLGCEVFRGDPEDVLARYHNAAQNYKADTIVRLCGDSPIIDTEYMDRMVIEHLEKGADLTCNISPLPLGPTGSVVSRKALEIMFQKADTGYQREHVTPYISEHRKEFNILEMTVPVQFHRNYRMTIDETADLEMFKKLYHAFETEGFEPNYSNAIHLLDNNSDMSGINRSVPQRDWRR; translated from the coding sequence ATGAGTCCCAACTCAAACAATTCTGTCGTCATCATTCAGGCAAGGATAGGCTCCGAACGCCTCCCTGGAAAAAGTCTGCTTGATATTTGCGGGAAACCGCTGATAGAACGCGTAATCGAATCCGCAAGAGAGATTAAAAGCGTAAAAGTCCTTGTCCTCGCCACTACCTGGCTCGCCGAGGATGACCCTCTTGCAGAAGCCGGAAAAACGCTTGGATGCGAAGTGTTCCGCGGCGACCCCGAAGATGTACTTGCCCGATATCATAATGCCGCACAAAACTATAAAGCCGATACTATTGTACGCCTTTGCGGCGACAGCCCGATAATTGATACCGAATACATGGACAGGATGGTTATCGAACATCTTGAAAAGGGAGCGGATCTGACCTGCAATATCTCCCCTCTTCCTCTCGGCCCCACAGGTTCCGTCGTATCTCGAAAAGCATTGGAAATCATGTTCCAAAAGGCCGATACAGGCTACCAACGGGAACATGTAACACCATACATCTCCGAGCACCGAAAGGAATTCAATATCCTAGAAATGACGGTACCAGTGCAATTTCATCGAAACTACAGGATGACCATTGATGAAACAGCCGACTTGGAAATGTTTAAAAAACTATATCACGCGTTTGAGACGGAAGGATTTGAACCTAATTATTCAAACGCCATTCATCTTCTCGACAATAATAGCGATATGAGCGGTATCAACCGAAGCGTTCCCCAAAGGGATTGGCGCAGGTAA